One window from the genome of Haladaptatus paucihalophilus DX253 encodes:
- a CDS encoding succinate dehydrogenase hydrophobic membrane anchor subunit: MAERYSSFQSGSMSWFLQRVTAAFLVVVLAFHFFMLHFVHHAPEVTFAGTQARMSQIGYFLTMTLFLITAAFHGVNGVYAALINQGLTGSRKTAVKWVLVVAGVLLSAQGIYVALVMNGLM; encoded by the coding sequence ATGGCGGAGCGCTACTCCTCCTTCCAGAGCGGAAGCATGTCGTGGTTCCTCCAGCGCGTCACGGCGGCGTTCCTCGTCGTGGTGCTGGCGTTCCACTTCTTCATGCTCCACTTCGTCCACCACGCGCCCGAAGTGACGTTCGCGGGCACACAGGCCCGGATGTCCCAAATCGGGTACTTCCTCACGATGACGCTGTTCCTCATCACGGCGGCGTTCCACGGCGTCAACGGCGTCTACGCTGCCCTGATAAATCAGGGTCTCACGGGGAGTCGAAAGACCGCGGTCAAATGGGTTCTCGTCGTGGCTGGCGTCCTGCTTTCCGCGCAGGGAATCTACGTCGCACTCGTCATGAACGGGTTGATGTAA
- the sdhC gene encoding succinate dehydrogenase, cytochrome b556 subunit: MSQSYNRGLIEDFGRWREFSAGMWAWIFHKFTGWVLIGYLFTHIAVLSTATANPGTYTATIQGLEELTIVRIGEVGLLAVAVFHILNGVRLLFVDLGVGLESQDKSFYASLIVTAVIVLASVPTFMQGAF; encoded by the coding sequence ATGAGTCAATCGTACAACCGGGGCCTCATCGAGGACTTCGGCCGATGGCGCGAGTTTTCGGCCGGGATGTGGGCCTGGATTTTCCACAAATTTACTGGGTGGGTACTCATCGGCTACCTGTTCACGCACATCGCCGTGTTGAGTACCGCCACGGCGAATCCGGGTACCTACACCGCAACGATTCAAGGTCTCGAAGAACTGACCATCGTCCGAATCGGTGAAGTGGGCCTACTCGCCGTGGCCGTTTTCCACATTCTCAACGGCGTCAGACTCCTCTTCGTCGATTTGGGTGTCGGATTGGAATCGCAGGACAAGAGCTTCTACGCCTCGCTCATCGTGACGGCAGTCATCGTGTTGGCGAGCGTTCCGACGTTCATGCAGGGGGCGTTCTAA
- a CDS encoding succinylglutamate desuccinylase/aspartoacylase family protein produces the protein MTGDEAEPFTYNGGIVKPGETQNIRYGISETYLGDPVRIPVTIINGEHPGPTIFLSAAAHGDELNGIEVVREVAYDWNHEELHGTIVCMPVLNVPGFLAQQRYLPIYDRDLNRSFPGREDSTSAKRMADQIYRNFLEPCDLGIDFHTSTRGRTNMLHVRADMQDPDVARLARAFGSNVIISSSGPSGALRREASEGGAPTITIEMGEAHRFQRNFIDQALEGVMSVFAEYNLHPDDPVKWPGWRTVIDDEKEKTWLRADAGGLVEMHYDRGSLVYEGTPICSITNPFKTEREIVEAPFTGLLVGVLENPVVYPGNPLCHIVELNADTRRALKRDRAHAETEGDVQPPGYVGAPELGEQ, from the coding sequence ATGACCGGGGACGAGGCGGAGCCGTTCACGTATAATGGCGGTATCGTGAAGCCGGGCGAGACGCAGAACATCCGGTACGGAATCAGCGAGACGTATCTCGGTGATCCGGTACGGATACCCGTCACTATCATCAACGGCGAGCATCCGGGGCCGACCATCTTCCTTTCCGCGGCGGCCCATGGGGACGAACTCAACGGTATCGAGGTCGTGCGCGAAGTCGCCTACGATTGGAACCACGAGGAACTCCACGGGACCATCGTCTGCATGCCCGTGCTGAACGTTCCGGGCTTTCTCGCCCAACAGCGATACCTCCCCATCTACGACCGCGACCTGAACCGCTCGTTCCCCGGCCGCGAGGATTCCACGAGCGCGAAACGGATGGCCGACCAGATATATCGCAACTTCCTCGAACCGTGCGACCTCGGCATCGACTTCCACACGTCAACCCGCGGTCGAACCAACATGCTCCACGTTCGGGCGGATATGCAAGACCCCGACGTCGCTCGACTCGCACGAGCGTTCGGGTCGAACGTCATCATCTCCTCCTCCGGCCCGTCCGGGGCGCTCCGACGCGAGGCGTCCGAGGGCGGTGCGCCGACGATAACCATCGAGATGGGCGAGGCCCACCGGTTCCAGCGCAACTTCATCGACCAGGCGCTCGAAGGCGTGATGAGCGTCTTCGCGGAGTACAACCTCCATCCGGACGACCCGGTGAAGTGGCCCGGCTGGCGGACCGTCATCGACGACGAGAAGGAAAAAACGTGGCTCCGCGCGGACGCCGGTGGCCTCGTGGAAATGCACTACGACCGCGGGTCGCTCGTCTACGAGGGGACGCCCATCTGTTCCATCACGAACCCGTTCAAGACGGAACGCGAAATCGTCGAGGCTCCCTTCACCGGCCTCCTCGTCGGTGTTCTGGAGAACCCCGTGGTGTATCCGGGGAACCCGCTCTGTCACATCGTCGAACTGAACGCGGACACCCGCCGGGCGCTGAAACGCGACCGGGCACACGCCGAAACCGAGGGCGACGTCCAACCGCCGGGATACGTGGGGGCACCCGAACTCGGCGAGCAGTGA